Proteins found in one Lutimonas zeaxanthinifaciens genomic segment:
- a CDS encoding hybrid sensor histidine kinase/response regulator transcription factor, which yields MVPKLYHTDTNLHPSYHFSLGIHAICFVLFFLLLLFLPFKTHSQKTPFNLLHYGLEDGLSQVTINDMVFDDSGFLWIGTQEGINRFDGKLFKQYKYSKNDTLGLSGNFITKLFKDSEGNIWIGTARNGLNIYRASEKKIRQVILPEYDLTNKTITGIIEGPDSKIWVAFEQGGIIKIDFRESIKFDSEVTLSNSKVLQIYKDPTGRIWVANSDHIHTLHSENEITFPFNNRTMSLHLIDDQLFIGSDNGLFKFNITNREINKIILEKKGETEVSYVSSIIEFDDRSIWTGTGSGLYFYNHKKNKVVNKIHKSNNQHNGLSNGTVQSLLKSNNQLFVGTANGLNMMCFSSAFFKNISMNIKGKHFSTLLNDNVVFSILKDKEKYWVGTSDGGLNLILEDRAYYFQEDIKLPHSIVGGTIRGIAKDSINNKLWFASTRGLSFIDLATFDPENPKFTSLRQNTDDSNSISSNFIRDIAIDKNGVLWAATASDGIFNIRYHSEKKFQIEKFSHDPSDPGSLASNTTYKISIDNANGIWVGTDQGLCYLDDTGKGENNKFWKKFKKEKSNKSIGENVIYDILFDSNGKVWTGSRAGLSVMTDNGNFKSWYRQNQFPNDIIYSVLEDNNKHIWMATNDGLVRFDPEANEFNHFDHKDGIQSIEFNLHSKFKDNLGNLYFGGLKGITYFSPKHIERIDIPQPIYVYEIRIKDSVHEVVGLDQNKSKSSLNSLNFNHNDFPFYLKFGTVDFRVNKNTALAYKLYPLDREWNPIRNEEIQFLNLSPGSYTLLVNGFSRGKQWNAEPVVMNINISPPWWNSWWAYVFYILFTGTLFYMFYWFLFTKKHAINENIRLKELRESRSNLFTNITHEFKTPLMIISGLTQNLKDPLVSESGIKKKNYLEVIDRNTTYLLDLVKDILDLTKLEVKEEKLELKQSEIVSFVKYIFDSFSNMAKEKEIEFLMNDGIDNLIMDFDSEKLTKVISNLISNAIKFTPKHGKIVIQLEKLDLKGAPFFQLDVIDDGIGMSKTDLNHIFDRFYKSKNAESVNDIGSGIGLALTRELVYLMHGNIEVKSTLNVGSQFSIRLPVTNQATIESILLDDIKPPKVSNTLPINFSKKNKEVENRTPLILIVDDNPDVQFYLNTCLSEYFQLIYAENGEDGFKMARDYIPDMVISDVMMPKTTGIEMCKKLKNDLRTDHIPVILLTAKAQDKWRIKGLSSGADSYITKPFIKEELLIVVQQLLLKKNKMIEKYNNDYAFLIDHNRAKKNNSKFIDKAIQLIQKNLDNSDYGPSELASDLCLSESQVYRKLKAITDKPTSIFIRSVRLEEARNLLENSDKSISEISFDTGFNDPSWFSRAFKETYGHSPSDHVK from the coding sequence ATGGTCCCTAAGCTATATCATACAGATACAAATTTACACCCGTCTTACCATTTTTCTTTAGGCATCCATGCCATATGTTTTGTACTTTTTTTTCTGCTTCTTTTATTTCTTCCGTTCAAAACTCATAGTCAAAAGACTCCATTCAATTTATTACATTATGGATTAGAAGATGGTTTGTCACAAGTTACTATCAACGATATGGTTTTTGACGATTCCGGGTTTTTATGGATCGGTACACAGGAGGGCATCAATCGATTTGACGGAAAACTTTTTAAACAATATAAATATTCAAAAAATGACACCTTAGGTCTTTCGGGTAATTTCATAACCAAATTATTCAAAGATAGTGAAGGAAACATATGGATTGGTACCGCCAGAAATGGTTTAAATATCTATCGTGCTTCGGAAAAAAAAATAAGGCAGGTTATACTTCCGGAATATGATCTGACAAATAAAACAATAACCGGAATTATTGAAGGGCCTGATTCTAAAATTTGGGTTGCTTTTGAACAAGGCGGAATTATTAAAATAGATTTCCGAGAATCGATAAAATTCGATTCTGAAGTCACTTTATCCAATTCCAAAGTACTCCAAATATACAAGGATCCAACCGGAAGGATATGGGTTGCGAATTCTGATCATATCCATACGCTTCACTCAGAAAATGAAATTACATTCCCATTCAATAACAGAACCATGTCTTTGCATCTAATAGATGATCAATTATTTATAGGTTCTGATAACGGGCTGTTTAAATTCAATATAACAAATAGAGAAATCAACAAAATAATTCTTGAAAAAAAAGGAGAGACAGAAGTAAGCTATGTTTCATCCATTATCGAATTTGATGATCGTTCAATATGGACCGGAACAGGTAGTGGGCTCTATTTTTACAACCATAAAAAAAATAAAGTAGTAAATAAAATTCATAAGTCCAACAATCAGCACAACGGACTTAGTAACGGGACTGTTCAGTCCTTGTTGAAAAGTAATAATCAACTTTTTGTTGGAACTGCAAATGGTTTGAACATGATGTGCTTTTCTTCTGCCTTCTTCAAAAATATTTCAATGAATATTAAAGGAAAGCATTTTTCAACGCTTTTAAATGATAACGTTGTATTCTCGATATTAAAAGATAAGGAAAAATATTGGGTCGGCACATCTGATGGTGGTTTGAACTTGATCCTGGAAGACAGGGCCTATTACTTCCAGGAAGATATAAAACTTCCCCATTCAATTGTTGGAGGAACAATAAGAGGAATTGCTAAAGATAGTATCAATAATAAATTATGGTTTGCATCTACCAGAGGCTTAAGCTTTATTGATCTGGCTACATTTGATCCAGAAAACCCAAAATTCACCTCGCTACGACAAAATACAGATGATTCAAATTCGATTAGTTCAAATTTTATCAGAGATATTGCCATTGATAAAAATGGAGTACTGTGGGCAGCTACGGCTTCGGATGGAATTTTTAACATTCGCTATCATTCCGAGAAAAAATTTCAAATTGAAAAATTTTCACATGACCCCTCTGATCCGGGAAGTTTGGCGAGTAACACTACCTATAAAATAAGCATTGACAACGCAAATGGGATTTGGGTTGGTACTGATCAGGGTCTGTGTTACCTTGATGACACTGGAAAAGGTGAGAATAATAAATTCTGGAAAAAATTTAAAAAGGAAAAATCTAACAAATCAATTGGTGAAAACGTAATTTATGACATTCTTTTTGACAGTAACGGAAAGGTATGGACAGGAAGTCGAGCAGGCTTGAGTGTAATGACAGATAATGGCAATTTCAAATCCTGGTATCGGCAAAATCAATTCCCAAATGATATTATTTACAGCGTTCTCGAGGATAACAATAAGCATATATGGATGGCGACCAACGACGGACTGGTCCGTTTTGATCCTGAAGCAAATGAATTTAATCATTTCGATCATAAAGATGGTATTCAAAGTATCGAATTTAATTTGCATTCAAAGTTCAAGGATAACCTTGGCAACCTCTACTTTGGAGGCCTAAAAGGAATTACGTATTTCTCACCCAAACACATTGAAAGGATTGATATTCCTCAACCAATTTATGTGTACGAAATCCGAATCAAGGATTCGGTTCACGAAGTTGTCGGCCTTGATCAAAACAAATCAAAATCCTCTTTAAATTCATTGAATTTCAATCATAATGACTTTCCTTTTTATCTGAAATTTGGTACCGTCGATTTCAGGGTGAACAAAAATACAGCGCTGGCCTATAAATTATATCCATTAGACCGGGAATGGAATCCAATACGAAATGAAGAAATTCAATTTCTGAATTTATCTCCGGGATCATATACCCTTCTAGTTAATGGTTTCTCAAGAGGGAAACAATGGAACGCCGAACCTGTTGTTATGAATATAAATATTTCACCGCCCTGGTGGAATTCATGGTGGGCATACGTTTTTTATATATTATTTACAGGCACATTGTTTTATATGTTTTACTGGTTCCTTTTTACTAAAAAGCATGCTATTAATGAAAATATCCGATTAAAAGAACTGCGTGAATCCAGGAGTAATTTATTCACTAATATTACCCATGAATTTAAGACACCTTTGATGATTATATCGGGCCTTACGCAAAACCTGAAAGACCCGTTAGTATCAGAATCAGGAATAAAGAAAAAGAATTATCTTGAAGTAATTGATCGTAACACAACTTACTTACTGGATCTGGTTAAAGACATCCTTGACCTGACCAAATTGGAAGTAAAAGAGGAAAAACTTGAACTGAAACAATCCGAAATTGTATCCTTTGTAAAATACATCTTTGACAGCTTTAGTAACATGGCAAAGGAAAAAGAAATTGAATTTTTGATGAATGACGGGATCGATAACCTGATAATGGATTTTGATTCTGAAAAACTAACAAAAGTAATATCTAACCTGATTTCCAATGCAATAAAATTTACTCCAAAACACGGTAAAATTGTAATTCAGTTGGAAAAGTTGGATTTAAAAGGAGCTCCTTTTTTTCAACTGGATGTTATTGATGACGGAATTGGAATGAGCAAAACAGACCTAAATCACATTTTTGATCGATTTTACAAGAGCAAAAATGCCGAGTCAGTAAATGATATTGGGTCCGGAATCGGGCTTGCTCTTACTCGTGAATTAGTTTATCTCATGCATGGTAACATTGAAGTAAAGAGTACTTTAAATGTGGGTAGTCAATTTTCCATTCGTCTGCCTGTAACGAATCAAGCCACAATTGAGAGTATTCTTTTAGATGATATTAAACCTCCGAAAGTATCGAACACCTTACCTATTAACTTTAGCAAGAAAAATAAGGAAGTCGAAAACAGAACTCCATTAATACTTATCGTTGATGACAATCCAGACGTCCAGTTTTATTTAAACACGTGTTTGTCTGAATATTTTCAACTGATATATGCTGAAAATGGGGAGGATGGTTTTAAAATGGCAAGGGATTATATCCCGGATATGGTCATAAGCGATGTCATGATGCCGAAAACAACAGGAATTGAAATGTGCAAAAAATTGAAAAATGACTTAAGAACAGATCATATTCCGGTTATCCTGTTAACTGCAAAAGCGCAGGACAAATGGAGAATTAAAGGCCTTTCAAGCGGTGCGGATTCGTACATAACCAAACCTTTTATCAAAGAAGAGCTATTAATCGTTGTTCAACAGCTTCTTCTGAAGAAAAATAAGATGATTGAGAAATATAACAATGATTACGCTTTCCTAATTGACCATAACCGGGCTAAAAAAAACAATTCCAAATTCATCGACAAAGCAATACAGTTGATACAGAAAAACCTGGACAATTCAGATTATGGCCCATCTGAACTCGCATCAGATCTCTGTCTCAGCGAATCTCAGGTGTACAGAAAATTGAAAGCCATAACAGATAAACCTACATCAATTTTTATACGATCAGTGAGACTCGAAGAGGCTAGAAACCTTCTCGAAAACTCAGATAAATCCATTTCAGAAATTTCTTTTGACACCGGTTTTAATGACCCTTCCTGGTTCAGCAGAGCTTTTAAAGAAACATATGGCCATAGCCCCAGTGATCACGTAAAATAG
- a CDS encoding SPOR domain-containing protein has translation MKKLMIMMLAAVPFGMIAQGVQGVDESANDIFNSSYAELEIATNDNPFKEKDSPDLNMYEDNSSEYETYEVNDLLLADPNFDIQEDMIAYTKDLKTVYFSANKKLKAKKGNTSDVKIKKSVQLKLFKANVKENGEWENLEMLPVNGKRNSTGYPSLNNDDTKLYFVADGPQSTGKTDIFVVDLLEDGTYGNAENMGSKINSEEREMQPLLDESNVLYFTSDIDTDGEELDVFASVVNEDEPSTPIKLNVSATGSKEDYVAAFKAVEEEAIRLAEEEANLRDLEILLEAENLAEIAQVEEDFKNTLSGKAYDFGGDQIIYTVQIGAFLQNVKTGTYKKSAGLFNHRYDDGYNRFYSGVFNTYEEALDHLKQMRKDRYEDAFVLGLEGTKRFLPK, from the coding sequence ATGAAAAAATTAATGATTATGATGCTGGCAGCTGTTCCATTCGGAATGATTGCCCAGGGAGTGCAGGGAGTTGATGAAAGTGCGAATGACATTTTTAACAGCTCTTATGCCGAATTAGAAATTGCTACAAATGACAACCCGTTCAAGGAAAAAGACTCACCCGATTTAAACATGTACGAGGATAATTCTTCCGAGTATGAAACTTATGAAGTAAATGATCTGTTACTTGCTGACCCTAACTTTGATATTCAGGAAGACATGATTGCTTATACAAAAGACCTGAAAACGGTTTACTTTAGTGCCAATAAAAAACTGAAAGCCAAAAAAGGGAATACGTCTGATGTGAAGATCAAAAAGTCGGTACAGCTCAAGCTGTTCAAAGCCAATGTGAAAGAAAATGGGGAATGGGAAAATCTGGAAATGCTTCCTGTGAATGGCAAACGAAATTCAACGGGATATCCTTCACTGAACAATGATGACACCAAACTGTATTTTGTGGCTGACGGTCCCCAGTCTACCGGAAAAACTGACATTTTTGTTGTCGATCTGCTTGAGGACGGGACTTATGGAAATGCTGAAAACATGGGTTCAAAAATAAATTCAGAAGAACGCGAGATGCAGCCCTTGCTTGACGAAAGCAATGTCCTTTATTTTACATCAGATATTGATACTGATGGAGAAGAATTAGATGTCTTCGCCTCAGTGGTAAATGAAGATGAGCCCTCAACCCCTATCAAACTAAATGTTTCAGCCACAGGCTCAAAAGAAGATTATGTGGCTGCGTTTAAGGCTGTGGAAGAAGAGGCAATAAGACTGGCTGAAGAAGAAGCCAACCTGAGAGATCTTGAAATTCTTCTTGAGGCAGAGAACTTAGCTGAAATTGCCCAGGTTGAGGAAGACTTCAAAAATACATTAAGTGGAAAAGCCTACGATTTTGGCGGGGATCAGATCATCTATACGGTTCAGATCGGAGCCTTTTTGCAAAATGTAAAGACAGGGACCTACAAGAAATCGGCAGGCCTCTTCAATCATCGTTATGACGATGGTTACAACCGGTTTTATTCCGGTGTCTTTAACACCTATGAAGAAGCTCTGGATCATCTAAAGCAAATGAGAAAAGATCGCTATGAGGATGCCTTTGTACTCGGCCTGGAAGGGACAAAGAGATTTTTACCTAAATAA
- a CDS encoding xanthine dehydrogenase family protein molybdopterin-binding subunit, which translates to MNHMKTKIGRRAFIKNTSVAGSGLILGFSWLNSCKPKDAEIKLFKEMPKEWFEINAYLKIGENGLVTIVSPNPEGGQNIKTSMPMIVAEELDIEWTDVIVQQAPLNTDLYSRQFIGGSQAIRRGWNGLRMTGASARQMLKEAAAQAWNVPVEEITTNSGMLYHESGNKKATYGELAASAAQLAVPEKVNLKSINDFKIIGTSRKNVDGHKIVTGKPLFGSDIQLEGMLIAMIVHPPAFGMKLKSYEESSIRSMPGIHDVFAIKVLEDDYIRQHFDTCAFLEVVAIVGNSTWEVMNAKKSLDVVWEPFDSYSEERVPYGRSQRTLNIPAGLESSSGHRRMMIEQASKKADIIRKDGDPEVAFKKAAKVIERDYTGPFLAHNCMEPMNFFADVKEDSAKLSGPLQKAELTEAAISKRLGIPVEKIDIEITRLGGGYGRRSYAHWALEAAVISQKVKAPVKLIYTREDDMTGGIYRPMYRVKYKAALDANNRLTAIHINAGGIPESPLYANRFPAGAVENYLAESWTINTNITIGSFRAPRSNFMASAEQSFLDEIAEEMDKDPIEFRLELLERARKNPVGENNDYDAERYAGVLELVKEKSNWGNEDSALKRGVSAYFCHNSYAAQVVDMKLENKIPRIEKVICAIDCGIVVNPDAASNLCEGGIVDGIGIALYGELTFKEGVPDKSNFDRYRMIRMSEAPKEIRVHFVKNDIDPTGLGEPTFPPVFGAVANALYRVTGNRHYHQPFINNPLNYS; encoded by the coding sequence ATGAATCATATGAAAACAAAAATTGGAAGACGAGCCTTTATCAAGAACACGAGTGTAGCCGGAAGTGGCCTGATTCTTGGTTTTAGCTGGTTGAATTCCTGCAAACCTAAGGATGCTGAAATCAAACTTTTCAAGGAAATGCCAAAAGAATGGTTTGAGATCAATGCTTATTTAAAAATTGGTGAAAATGGACTTGTAACCATTGTGTCTCCTAACCCGGAAGGAGGACAGAACATTAAAACTTCCATGCCGATGATCGTTGCTGAAGAACTCGATATTGAATGGACTGATGTAATCGTTCAACAGGCACCTCTGAATACCGATTTGTATTCCCGCCAGTTTATTGGAGGAAGTCAGGCCATTCGTAGGGGTTGGAATGGACTAAGAATGACTGGGGCTTCAGCAAGACAGATGCTAAAGGAAGCGGCAGCCCAAGCCTGGAATGTACCTGTTGAGGAAATCACGACTAATTCGGGGATGTTATATCACGAATCAGGAAACAAAAAGGCAACTTATGGAGAACTGGCCGCTTCTGCTGCTCAGCTTGCGGTTCCTGAAAAGGTCAATTTAAAGTCTATTAATGACTTTAAAATAATAGGTACTTCCAGAAAAAATGTGGACGGTCACAAAATTGTAACGGGTAAGCCGTTATTTGGAAGCGATATTCAATTGGAAGGAATGTTGATTGCGATGATTGTGCACCCTCCTGCCTTTGGAATGAAATTAAAATCGTATGAGGAGTCGAGCATTAGGTCGATGCCTGGTATTCATGATGTATTTGCGATTAAAGTTCTTGAAGATGATTATATAAGACAACATTTTGATACCTGTGCTTTTCTTGAGGTTGTGGCAATAGTGGGCAATTCTACCTGGGAGGTAATGAATGCGAAAAAATCCCTAGATGTTGTTTGGGAACCTTTTGACAGCTATTCAGAGGAAAGGGTACCTTATGGGAGATCTCAAAGAACCCTGAATATTCCTGCTGGTTTGGAGAGTTCATCAGGACATAGAAGAATGATGATCGAACAGGCTTCTAAAAAGGCTGATATAATCCGCAAGGATGGTGATCCTGAAGTTGCTTTTAAAAAGGCTGCCAAAGTGATTGAGCGCGATTATACGGGACCTTTTCTGGCCCATAACTGCATGGAACCCATGAACTTCTTTGCTGATGTTAAAGAAGACAGTGCAAAGCTTTCAGGTCCACTTCAAAAAGCAGAACTCACTGAAGCTGCGATATCGAAACGTTTGGGTATTCCCGTAGAAAAAATAGATATTGAAATAACGCGTCTTGGTGGAGGATATGGTAGACGTTCTTATGCGCACTGGGCTTTGGAGGCGGCCGTCATTTCTCAGAAAGTGAAGGCACCTGTGAAACTTATTTACACCCGCGAAGATGACATGACAGGAGGGATTTACAGGCCCATGTACCGGGTAAAATATAAGGCAGCTTTAGATGCAAACAACAGGTTAACGGCGATTCATATAAATGCAGGTGGTATCCCTGAAAGCCCTTTATATGCCAACAGATTCCCGGCTGGTGCCGTTGAAAATTACCTGGCAGAAAGCTGGACGATCAACACGAACATTACCATTGGATCATTTCGGGCGCCACGTTCGAATTTTATGGCAAGTGCGGAACAGTCTTTTCTAGATGAAATTGCAGAAGAAATGGATAAGGACCCTATCGAATTTCGATTGGAATTATTGGAAAGAGCAAGGAAAAACCCTGTTGGTGAAAATAATGATTATGATGCTGAACGCTATGCTGGCGTATTGGAACTGGTTAAGGAAAAATCAAACTGGGGGAATGAAGATTCGGCGCTTAAAAGAGGAGTGTCTGCTTACTTTTGTCATAACTCCTATGCAGCTCAGGTTGTCGATATGAAGTTGGAAAATAAGATTCCTCGAATCGAAAAGGTAATTTGTGCGATTGATTGCGGAATTGTGGTGAATCCGGACGCTGCTTCCAATCTTTGTGAAGGCGGTATTGTTGACGGAATTGGCATAGCCCTTTATGGGGAGTTGACCTTTAAAGAAGGAGTTCCTGATAAATCTAATTTTGACAGGTATAGAATGATTCGAATGAGCGAAGCCCCTAAGGAAATTAGGGTCCATTTTGTTAAAAATGATATTGATCCTACCGGACTAGGAGAACCTACTTTTCCACCTGTTTTTGGGGCCGTCGCGAATGCCTTGTACAGAGTAACCGGAAATCGTCATTATCATCAGCCTTTTATAAATAATCCTCTAAACTATAGTTGA
- a CDS encoding xanthine dehydrogenase family protein molybdopterin-binding subunit: MKHIRTKIGRRAFIRNSSLASGGLVLGFSILNSCKPRDAEIMDVREMPKEWFDINAYLKIGDNGLVTIFSPNPEFGQGVITSMPMIVADELDIDWEDVIVEQANLNAEDFGWQFTGGSQGIRRRWQGLRMAGATAKQMLKEAASNSWQVPITELTVSKGIISHRASGKSAGYGEMASLAAELEVPKEVPLKEIQDFTIIGKSKKNVENHKIITGQPLFGVDYQFEDAMIAMVVHPPAFGLKLKSFDGSNILKMPGIVDVFKIKTLEEDFTRGYFDTNAFTELIAIVGKSTWEVMNAKKRLIADWEPIADYSFNIDRFGTKIEMNVPSGMESTNAHYEKMKEMAAVPAKKVRQDGDPEAVFKNAETVIERSYSCPFLAHNCMEPMNFFAHVTEDGAKLAGPLQAPGLTEGSVAARLGLPVEKIEIELTRMGGGFGRRAYGHYAIEAALISKQSGYPVKLIYSREDDMTFGIYRPSYHATYRAALDNKNNLIGFHVKAGGVPESPLYANRFPAGAIDNYLAEEWEINSNITIGAFRAPRSNFMAGVEQSFLDEVSEALGKDPIDFRLELLQRAKENPVGEENDYDPDRLAGVLKLVREKSNWNQNESDVYRGVSAYFCHNSYAAHVVDVVMDNGSPRVEKVVCAVDCGIVVNPDAATNMAEGGIVDGIGNAMYGVISFKDGKPEQTNFDNYRIIRCSEAPKQIEVYFVESEIDPTGLGEPPFPPVFGALANALYKATGKRYYHQPFNADRSTLMG; encoded by the coding sequence ATGAAACATATCAGAACAAAAATAGGAAGGCGTGCATTTATCAGAAATTCGAGTCTTGCCAGCGGCGGACTTGTCCTTGGATTTAGTATTCTAAATTCTTGTAAACCCAGGGATGCCGAGATTATGGATGTTAGGGAAATGCCTAAGGAGTGGTTCGATATCAATGCCTATCTCAAAATTGGAGATAACGGTCTCGTTACCATATTTTCTCCCAATCCGGAATTTGGACAGGGGGTAATTACTTCAATGCCAATGATCGTTGCTGACGAACTTGATATTGACTGGGAAGATGTCATTGTAGAACAGGCCAACTTAAATGCGGAAGATTTCGGTTGGCAATTTACGGGTGGAAGCCAGGGTATTCGTCGTCGTTGGCAGGGGCTGCGTATGGCTGGAGCTACTGCAAAACAAATGTTGAAAGAAGCTGCTTCTAATTCCTGGCAAGTACCAATTACGGAACTAACCGTTTCAAAAGGAATCATTAGCCACAGGGCTTCTGGGAAATCAGCAGGTTATGGTGAAATGGCTTCTTTGGCTGCAGAGTTGGAAGTTCCAAAAGAAGTTCCATTAAAAGAGATTCAGGATTTTACCATCATTGGGAAATCTAAAAAAAATGTTGAGAATCACAAGATTATTACCGGACAACCATTATTTGGTGTAGATTATCAGTTTGAGGATGCAATGATTGCCATGGTGGTTCATCCTCCGGCATTTGGATTGAAACTAAAGTCTTTTGATGGTTCGAATATTCTTAAGATGCCAGGAATTGTGGATGTGTTTAAAATAAAAACCTTGGAGGAAGATTTTACGAGAGGTTACTTTGATACAAATGCGTTTACAGAATTGATAGCTATCGTGGGAAAATCAACCTGGGAGGTCATGAACGCCAAAAAGCGGTTAATAGCAGATTGGGAGCCTATTGCAGATTACAGCTTCAATATAGACAGATTTGGAACAAAGATAGAGATGAATGTACCCAGTGGCATGGAAAGTACAAATGCGCACTATGAGAAGATGAAGGAAATGGCAGCTGTACCAGCTAAAAAGGTACGACAAGATGGTGATCCTGAAGCTGTGTTTAAAAATGCAGAAACAGTTATTGAGAGATCCTATAGTTGTCCTTTTCTGGCACATAATTGTATGGAGCCCATGAACTTTTTTGCCCACGTAACAGAGGATGGAGCCAAATTAGCAGGACCACTTCAGGCACCCGGACTCACAGAAGGCTCTGTGGCGGCTCGATTAGGATTACCCGTTGAAAAAATAGAGATTGAACTGACACGTATGGGTGGCGGATTTGGCAGAAGGGCCTATGGACATTATGCCATTGAAGCTGCGTTAATCTCAAAACAGTCAGGTTATCCCGTAAAATTGATATACAGTCGCGAGGATGATATGACCTTTGGAATTTACCGACCCTCTTATCATGCCACTTATCGAGCTGCACTTGACAATAAGAATAACCTGATCGGTTTTCATGTAAAGGCAGGGGGTGTTCCCGAATCTCCTTTGTATGCTAATCGTTTTCCTGCCGGGGCCATTGATAATTATTTGGCAGAAGAATGGGAAATAAACTCTAATATCACTATTGGAGCATTTAGGGCCCCGCGTTCTAATTTTATGGCTGGGGTGGAACAGTCCTTTTTAGATGAAGTCTCGGAAGCTTTAGGAAAGGACCCCATTGATTTTCGCCTGGAGTTGCTTCAGCGGGCAAAAGAAAATCCTGTTGGAGAAGAAAATGATTATGACCCGGATCGTTTGGCAGGGGTATTGAAATTGGTAAGAGAAAAATCGAATTGGAACCAAAATGAGAGTGATGTATATAGAGGAGTTTCTGCCTATTTCTGTCATAACAGCTATGCGGCTCATGTTGTGGATGTAGTAATGGATAATGGTTCACCCAGAGTAGAAAAAGTGGTCTGTGCAGTTGATTGTGGTATCGTTGTAAATCCTGATGCAGCTACCAATATGGCTGAAGGAGGTATTGTAGATGGTATAGGTAATGCCATGTACGGGGTTATCTCCTTCAAGGATGGAAAACCGGAGCAGACTAATTTTGATAACTACAGAATCATTCGTTGCAGTGAGGCACCTAAACAGATAGAGGTTTATTTTGTTGAAAGTGAAATCGACCCAACGGGACTGGGAGAACCTCCGTTTCCTCCTGTATTTGGGGCGTTGGCCAATGCCTTATATAAAGCAACGGGAAAAAGGTATTATCATCAACCGTTTAATGCGGATAGATCTACCTTGATGGGATAG